ACCTGCCCTGGTTCATGTACCAGGAGCGCACGATCTTCCTGTTCTACGCCGTCGTCTTCCTGCCGTTCCTGTGTCTGGCGGTGGCCATGATGATCGGCGCGATCGTCGGCCCGGCGGACTCCTCCGACACCCGCCGGGTGGTCGGCGCCTCGTCCGCGGGTGTGCTGGTGCTGCTGATCGCCTGGAACTTCATCTATTTCTGGCCGCTGTACACGGGCACGGCGATCCCGATCGACAGCTGGCGGTCGCGGATGTGGCTGGACACCTGGGTGTAGCTGGGCTGACGCCTCTCCGCACCGCCACGGACGGACAGCCGATGGTGGTCGTTGTTGGTCGCCCGTGGTCGTCGTTGGTCCCCTTCGAACGGCCCGGAGACGGCCCGAGGAGGGGAGGCTTGCGCCGCCCCCCTCCCCCGTGACCTGCGTCTTCCGAACCTCTCCTACGGCGCTCGACATCCTTTCGCCGGGGCCGTCTGTCGGCACGGCCCCAGCGAGCGGTAGCGTCGACCTATGATCTCGGGCGAGGGAGACACCCAGGGCGACGTGCCGCCGTTCACGGCGGAGACGGCGGAAGCCGTTCTCAAGGAGGCATGCCAGGGGGCTGGACTTGATCCGGCGGAGGCCGAGTTGCTGAGGCTCGGTTCGAACGCCGTGTACCGGCTCAGCAAGGCCCCGGTTATCGTCCGCATCGCCCGTGATCCTGACAGCCTGCCCGAGATGGAGCGGGCTGTACGCGTGACGCGTTGGCTCGCAGAGCAGGACTTTCCTGCCACCCGCGTACTGCCTGGTGTCCGGCAACCGCAAGTAGTCGGCGGCCGAGTGGTCACGTACTGGGAGAGCGCCCAGGACCGCGAGGAGTACGCGACCGTAACCGAGTTGGCGGATCTCCTGCGGCGGCTGCACTGGCTCGAAGAACCGCAGTCACTCGGCCTTCCCTACTACGACCCGATGTCCAAGGTGTGGGCGAGCCTCGGGGAACTGAACGGCGTCGCGGACGACGACCGGGCGTTCCTGGAGGAGCGGGCCGGGAAGCTCGGCAAGGAGTACGACCGATTGGACTTCGTGCTCCCCTTCGGGATGATCCACGGAGATGCGAGCATCGGGAACGTCCTTCGACACCGGAACGGCCAAGCGATCCTGAGCGACCTCGACGGCTTTACCCTGGCGCCGCGCGAGTGGGACCTTATCCAGACGGCGATCTTCTACGACCGGTTCGGCTGGCACGAGCGATCGCAGTACGAAGGGTTTGTTCACCACTACGGGTTCGACGTCATGAACTGGCCGGGTTACAAGGTGCTGGGCGACCTTCGTGAGCTGATGATGACGCTCTGGATCGGGCATCAGGCCGCCGCGAGCGAGAAGGCCGCAGAGGAGTTCGCGCGACGCGTGGCCGACATCAGGAGGGGCGACGGCCTGCGCGACTGGCGCCCCTTCTGAGGCGCTACCTGGACCGCTGTGAGTCCGTGGCGCTCCAAAGCCTGTGTTCCCGTGCCTGCTCATGGAAATCCCGGACAGCGGCGACGTCGCTGAAGCCCCCGAGGTGCTCGCGGAACTCGCCGAGGTAGGCAACACAGCGCGCGGACTTGAGCTGTTCCCCGAGATCCAGGGCATCGAGCGCCACACGGCATGCCTCTTCAGGCTCGCCCGCGTGTAGGTGGGCGTCGGCCAGAACCATGGTCACGAAGAAGTCGCTGCGAACGTGACTACCGCTCATGGCGTTCTCGGCGTGCGCCACGGCCTGGCGGGCACTCTTCACGTCGCGGAAGCAGTGAGCGAACTCGGCCGCAAGCTCGGCCTGGTCGAAGTACGTGATCCACTCGGGCTCGTCGTCCCTGTTCACGCTGTCCAGCGCCTTCGCCGCCTCTGCAAGGGCAAGCTCGCAGGCCCGCACGTCGCCGGTACGGGCGAGGGCCCGAGCGTCCATCGCGTGGAACTGGGCCCGGAGAGTGGGAGTTGCCACGCCCGAGATGCCCATGAGAGCGCCGCGTGCGAGCGTGGCAGCCTGCGTGAAGTGGCCAAGGAAGGTGGCCTGATGACTCATCGCGGACAGGATGCTGCCGGCCAAACGGCGGTTGTTGGCGTCCTGAGCGAGGCGGAGAGCCTGAAGGAAATACCGCTGAGCGAGGCCGTGGTGGCAGGCGTCGTAGGACATCCACCCGGCGAGGAGGGTCGCCTCAGCAACGGTTGAGAACAGCGCGCGTCCGACCGGTTCCGCGTACTGCCCGGAGAGCAGCGGCGCGACATCGCGGCTAAGGTACTGGATCACGGAGTGACGAGCGTGGTCGCCACCGAATCGGTCGTCAAGCTGGGCGAACATGTCGCCCGTGGACTTGATCACCTGCACGTCAGCGAGCCCTACGCGTGGACCAGCGGCCGACTGCGTCGCCGGGAAGGACGGCTCAGGCGCCACCAGCCAGCGCAGTGACGCTTCGTTCCACGCCGGCTGAGACGGCTCGGATTGAAGCAGCGGTTCGTAGCCGTTGAGATCAGCACGCCAGAGCCGGTCTACGTTGCCGATCGCCGCTTCTGGACTTGCGGGGTAGCTGGTGTCGAGAAGCGTCGCGTCCTGGCCGGTGATGTGGTTGAGGCCCAGCTCTGCGGCGGTCATTCCCAGCGCCTCGCAGAGCAGCGGGCCGTAGAACTCATCGGGGGCGCTGTGGCCGTTCTCCCAACTAGCGATGCGTCGCTTCACGCTGGCGTCGGAGGGAAGTTCATGGCCATGTCGGGCCGCGATCCGTCGCAGTTCGTTGACCAAACGCGGCTGGCTCCAACCGCGCTTCTTGCGAGCCTCGCGGAGAAGAGTGCCGATTGATTGGACCGTACTCGTGGTCCTCGCCTCCCCACACTTCGAGTACCGCAGCAGTGACGTTGCGACTCCCCTGATGGCCGGGGGCAAAGCGCTTGCCACGGATGAGGACTTGGAGACTACTGCCCCAACGATGACGGGGGATGACGCGTTCGCGCTTTGCTCGTCACCCCCCGTCACCTCTCGTCATCTGCCCAGCTCAGGCGTGTGTATCCGAGGCTGGAAGCACGACGGCTGATGAGCCGTCGAAAGCCGGTAAGGGGTGAGATGACGTGCAAAGGATGACACGGCGAGGCGTCCAGTGGCTGTCCGCTGTGGCCGAGGATCCAGAGCTGTGCCGGGCGCGCTGGGCGGACGACCCACGGCAGCCGTGCACGCTGCCGACGGGCCGTCTCTTCGACGTCGTGGTGACCAACCAGCGAATCGGCATGGAGACGTTCGACCAGCTTGAGCGGCGGAACATGCCGATCGGCCCTGCGGTGATCGACTATGTCGCAAAGCAGACGGGCTTCTTCCTCCCCACGCGATCTCGTGACAGGTTCACTCGCACGCTGGCCAGGGAGACCGACACCCCGCCTGAGTACAGGTATCTGGAACAGGGGTCGTATCTCGTGGTACCCGGCCCAATCCCGCTCTCCGGCGATCGCTACCAGTGGCTGGACGCTCCTCTTCGCAGGCCCGAGGCTTCGCCTCTGCGGACCATCGCCCTGGCCGTGATGTTCGTTGCTGCAGCCGACATCATCGCCCGAGCGGACCGGTACGGAGAGCGGTACCCGAACGTGGAGGCCGCCTACGCAGAGGACTCTCAAGCGGAGGCGGCTCATGGACGCTGAGCACGAACCGTACGACGTGGCACGCTGGAACCCCATCGAGAGCGACGAGTGGTACGCCGCGCGCAACGCGACAACGGCCCTGCGCGACGTGCTCACCGCGGCCGGCATGACACAGGACTTCCCGTACCTCCGGGCGGAACTCAACGCCTTCGGGCAAGGACTCATCGAGTTGGGGCGCGTGTCACCGGAAACCGCTGAGCGCTTGGCCGAGTTGCTTCAGCGCGCCCTCGAGTGCCAGCGCGATGTGGCAGGCGCAGACAGGCCCTGCGGGCGCAAGACCAACTGACCTAGGTGCATTGAGGTGATGTGGTGATGGATCCGCGACGGGTGATCGCGAAGCGTGCGGAGGACCTGGCACCCGCAGTGCCGTACGTACGCGGCTGGGCCGAGGCCAAGCGAGCGACTGACGCCCTGGCCGAGCAACTTCAGGCGCTCGGACTGGACTCGGATTTCCTTGGGTTGAAGGCCGACGTGAACGTGTTCGGTGACGGGCTCGTCTGCCTCGGAGCGATCCGCTCCGAGACGGCGCAATTGCTCACCGAGGCCATCGCAACGGGCCTGGCCCTGGAAATGGCCGCTTCCGACGCGGCGTTCCCCAACACTTCGGCTGCATGAAAGCACGCCCATGCTGACGTCAGCCTTCGCTGAAGACTTACACGCGGGCGGACGGTACACCTCCTACCAGTGCTGGGCCGCCGCCTACCCCTTGCACGAAGTCCGCTACATCACGTTGGGGTCGCATGACGCCACAAGCCGCCGTCTGGCGCTGCGTTGGCTTCAGGAGCGTACGAGCCACATCACAGACCGACTCGATGCCGCATACGCACGACCAGGCCGCCACTGGCTCACCGACCAGCCGGAGCACGAACGAGCCCTTGCGTATCTGGCCACAGGAACGGCCTACCAACTCACCTTGTACGACGAGAACACGCGCTACGTGCTCGTGGCCTACCCCAGAGGAGCGACATCGTGACGGGACTCGTGCGCAGCTACTGGTGCGAGTGCTGGACCGAGGGCCTCAGCGGCGACCAGCCGCCGGCACTCCGGGCATCCTTTGACGCCTACTCGGCACCCCAAGCAGACAGATGGATCGCGGTCACACTCCGCACGATCTCACCCGCGCTGGACTCCGATGCCTCCGAACAGGCATGGGATTGGTTGTACGAGGGCCGCATAGCGACCCGACGTGCTCTCCTGCGCTCCGAGCCCCGCACGGTCACGGTCACTCAAGCCAGCACTCGCATCACGTGGACGATACGGCCGGTTCTCTTCCTGCCGCTCGCCCACCGCAAGGGGTCCGAACTGCCTGCCTGTGCATACGACTTCATGCCCCACGAGACCGTATCCGTGTCCGACTGAGTTACAACTTTCTCTACTTGGTTTTCAAGGCGCCTCGCTCCACTAACCGAGCGCGGCACGGCCCCCGGCTGGGCCTGCGCTCCTGTCTGTCTCCGCCCCGCTCCAGCCCGGCCGGCGTCCGTGCCGCGCTCTAAGCGTTCAACCGCCTGAGGCCAGAGAAGGGGTACGTCATGGCTGGGGCGGTCGGCTCCACGGCTTTAGGAAGCCACTTTGGCGCGAGCCTCGAAGATCATGGCCCCAACGTCGTGCTTTACCGGGCAGGTCCACAGACTGCCCGACGCGCCGGAAGCTTACGGAGCCATGATCACTCGCGCCAAAGCAGCTCCAGCCCAAAGCCGCTCCGCCGACCTAGCGTTCCAGCGTGGCTCAACCACCACTACTCTTCCGGGTAAACGGGTGATACATAGTTGGCACGCGGCCTGTCCTCTTTGCCATGCTCGTCAACTTCAAAGACGACATGCAGCCCGACAGGATTAACGGAGTCCCATTTCACTCCTTCTTGCAGCGCTGCACCCGGAAAGAAAACGTCGCTTGGATAATCCGGATGCGAGATGAACCCGTAGGTTCCACGCCACGCCTTTACGATCCCTCGTGGCGATGCATCTGAGCTATCACCAAGTCTCGGCTTGGCTACGTGCACCAAGTCCTCACAAAGGCACGATACTTCCTGACTGATTCCAGTCAGGCGGTAAATCCGGCCGACACGCCCCGGAAAGTGCCGCCATGCGATGCAGCGCTCGAAAAGGACAGCATGGCGCTTCACTCCTTTCAGGATACGGACAGCATCACTTTCGAAATTGGGCGGGAAGACGCCGAGTTCGCCAATCGCTCGCAGAAAAGCGTTCGCACTCTCCAGTAGCACTTCAGCGAGTCGCTGATCCCATGCTCCCGAATCCAGCTCTCTGATTCCTTGAAAGAACCCGGCCGATGCCTTATACGCGGCTTCTACGGGCCGCCGGTCATCTTCGAGTAGCGACGAAGACCATCGCTGCCATGAGTCGACAAGACTGGTGAGGATGATCAGTCGAAGCCTTCCCCGGCCAGTCACGTTTTCCAGTGCCCATTCAAGGTGCACCTGTGATTCTTCGTAGTTGCGAGCCCAGAGATTGATTCTTCCCAGAAGCTGTGCGGTATCAGCCGTTCGGAAGTACTCGTGGGCTGATTCAGCCAAGGGTATGGCTGCGTCCACATCATGGGCGCGACCGGCAAGATGCCCTGCAAAGTAGTACGAGACAACGGGCCTTCCGGCTTCATCAGCCTTGCGCAATGCCGACCGATAAAGCGAAGTGGCCTGATCGATCTGATCGTTGTGAGAGAGGATGAATGCTTCTACGCGGTCAACCTCCCAAAACTCGGGATTCAGTGCACGTGCCCTGGATAGGTAACTCTGAGCACGCTCCATTGACGCTCGCGACTGCGCTAGAGCGAGTCGCAGCAGATGTGCTGTGGGCTCATCATGAGGAGAGCGCACCCTCACAACGTTCGGAGCGAGTTGGCGCTTACTCTCATCCGCGCGACGCTGTTCCTCCGAGCGCTTGAATTCCTGCTCTCGCAGCAGAGTCCTACTGATATCCGTCTTTGGTGGCGGCGCGACTCTGCGCAAGAAATGTTGGGCTGCCTCGGTGATCTGCACGCGCGAAATCAACTCGTCGTCGGCGTCTGGCTTCTGAGTTACCAACGAGCCCGCGCTGAGCTCTTTAACAGCTAGGTTCAAGTCGTCGATCGGAGAGTCAGTCAGGACTGCGAGTTCATCGAACGTTGAAGAGCGATCAAGAGCGTAGAGAACGGACAAGATCGCCTTTGGAGTCTCACTGAGGGCGTCGAACACCGACCTGACACAGAAGTCGATCAATTCGTCCTGATCCGTCAAGGTAGGATGGGGCTCTCGTCCTGATTCAACGGATAGGACGTACCATCGAATAGCCAACGGGCTAGAGCGCAGCCGAGTGACAATCTGCTCGACGGTTTCGTGTTTTAGGCTTGCTAGAAACTCTGCTCTTCCTGCGCGCACTCTGGCGAAGGACCTGAACAGTGTCTGAGCGTCTTTCTTCTCCAGCGGCGGAAGAGGGATGCGGCGTTCGATTTGTCCGACGCCAATCCTGCTAGTCATGAGATACGTGACGTTGTCGGGAAGCGTCTCATAGAGGGTAACAATCTCACTACCGCTAACCGTTTCGAGGTTATCGATGATGAGGAGCGTTTCGATACCCTCTAGGGCCTCGGCAAGCTCTTCGGCCCCACCCTTGAAATCGTCTGAAAGCACCTTACCCAGAGTCTGGGTGGCACCTGTGATGTCACGCACCGCTCCGGCGATCTCAACAACACCATTGGCCGTGAGTCTCTCTGTCTTCAGAGAAGTCCACAGGATGCACTCGTAAGGGGAATCTGGATTGTCTAGAAGTGAATAGGCCACTTCCGACGCAAGAGCAGTCTTGCCGATACCTCCCTCTCCCGTGATGGTGATCATTGGCTCGCGGCGCCTCAAAAGGTGCTTCACGATGGCATTGCATGCCTGAGACCTGCCGACAAGTCCAGTATCGTCGTAATCAAACGGCGGGAGGTTGTGAAGTATTCGATCCGAGTATCGTCGTTCAGAGCCATTAAATGCTGGCTCCCATTCTGGGTCAGCGCTCAACCTGTCCAAAGTGTCGCGCATCGCTGGCCAAAAGCGACTCTTGAATTCGCGACATGCGCCTACTGCTTTTTCAGCGTCGCCGGCTTGGAGTGGGCGCCCGTGCATGACACGGTTGCGGATAGGTACCAGCGTGTCCATCCTGGGCGTGCCGTAGCGCAATTCCCTGGCAAGCTCTACAGGCAGTGCTTCCCGATGGCGATTCAGGATGTCATACGCGTCACGCATGTCCAGGTACTCGATGAGGGAGAGTTCGTCATCGCTGGCATCTGCGTGTCGGCGCTCCGCTGCGCGAACGTAACTATCGCCCAGCGCTTCAGACTCACTCATATGGTCGAGAACGTACCGCAGAATCATCTGACGGACGTCAGATTCGAACGAGTCTACGAGTATGTAAAGCCGTGCACGCGTCATACGAGTGTGAAGCAAGTTGACCCCCTCCGAGCCTGTCTTCTCAGGCTATGTGAAGGATGACGCCATGTCAGCAGAGTCAGGGCAAGGCGTAGGCGGTTGCTGGAGCGTACGGGGGGCGCACGCCGATCACGAGTGATGTTCGAGAATCTGGACGTGCTGTCTACCTTGGGCAGCTTCGTGATGTCTGTAAGTACGGCTTCCGCAGTCCGACTCAGCCTTCCGTCGCCCGTCAGCATCTGCACCCGGAAGAGTAGGGCCGAGCTGGACGAGCTGATAGCGCGGACACGCGACGACATCAGCCAACTCGTCGGCTCAGCGAAGCAGCACCTTTGAGATGCTCACACAGACCGCTGCGCTGAATCCCAACTCCGATCGTCACCGCGCACCACAAGCGCACCAGATCGAGCGGGGAACAGCGGGGAATCACGGTGAAAGCGGCCTGGCCCGGCGAGGCCTCACCGTGACCGTTCGCGCAGGTCAGCAGGTGAACCCGCCACAAATGATCGCAGCTTCCCAAGCTCAGGGCTCAGGCACCGTCTTCGCGTGCCGGCCGTCGTGCCTTGCTCTGATCGACGACACGAGCAGCGTGGTGGAGGCCGGTGGGGGTGCAGCGAGACACACGCGCGCCTGGTCGGTCGGCGCACCCGCCGTCGTAGCTGACTGTCGTCGGCTGAGGTACGTGCCACAAGCGTGCCAGATGCAGGGGTCAGCCACGGTCAACACCGGTGCCCTGCGGTCAAGCAGCCGCTCGCTTCCTCGGCCAGCAAAGCCGCAGCTCAAGCCCGAAATCACCCAGCCTCTCTCCTAAAGCGGTGATTCACTGGCCAGATGAGCACGTTCGATGACCATCTCGCAGACTGGGAGTTCGGCGAAGACTGGCGGCCAGTGGTCGAACACCTGGCGGCCCGCGCCACAAGCTGGCCGAGTGGAGCGCCGGAACCTGAAGACTTTTGCGTGGACTTCCCCGCCGACGTGCTATGGACAGAGGGCCTGCTGGTGTGGACGCGACTCGGGAATACCTGCCTGGGTGGACAGATCGACCGTACAGGTCTGCGCTGTGGCACCCTGAACCCGCACAATCCAGGAGACCATCTCGACTGCCGCTTCGTCCTTCTAGGCGAGGGAAGATCCCTTTCTGATCTGGCGGACGCGCTTCTGGACTGGGTGACCGCCCAGGCCGGTCAGGCAGGCTCTGTACAGCAGCGCAGTACCGCAACCACAGCAACCGGCAGCGCCCCACACCGGCCCTCATGAGCCTCCCGGCAACCTGTATGACCTTCAATGCCCCGTCTCTGTAGAGCTACGGATCAGAAGG
The genomic region above belongs to Streptomyces sp. CG1 and contains:
- a CDS encoding aminoglycoside phosphotransferase family protein, with translation MISGEGDTQGDVPPFTAETAEAVLKEACQGAGLDPAEAELLRLGSNAVYRLSKAPVIVRIARDPDSLPEMERAVRVTRWLAEQDFPATRVLPGVRQPQVVGGRVVTYWESAQDREEYATVTELADLLRRLHWLEEPQSLGLPYYDPMSKVWASLGELNGVADDDRAFLEERAGKLGKEYDRLDFVLPFGMIHGDASIGNVLRHRNGQAILSDLDGFTLAPREWDLIQTAIFYDRFGWHERSQYEGFVHHYGFDVMNWPGYKVLGDLRELMMTLWIGHQAAASEKAAEEFARRVADIRRGDGLRDWRPF
- a CDS encoding bifunctional DNA primase/polymerase; translation: MTRRGVQWLSAVAEDPELCRARWADDPRQPCTLPTGRLFDVVVTNQRIGMETFDQLERRNMPIGPAVIDYVAKQTGFFLPTRSRDRFTRTLARETDTPPEYRYLEQGSYLVVPGPIPLSGDRYQWLDAPLRRPEASPLRTIALAVMFVAAADIIARADRYGERYPNVEAAYAEDSQAEAAHGR
- a CDS encoding NB-ARC domain-containing protein; its protein translation is MSESEALGDSYVRAAERRHADASDDELSLIEYLDMRDAYDILNRHREALPVELARELRYGTPRMDTLVPIRNRVMHGRPLQAGDAEKAVGACREFKSRFWPAMRDTLDRLSADPEWEPAFNGSERRYSDRILHNLPPFDYDDTGLVGRSQACNAIVKHLLRRREPMITITGEGGIGKTALASEVAYSLLDNPDSPYECILWTSLKTERLTANGVVEIAGAVRDITGATQTLGKVLSDDFKGGAEELAEALEGIETLLIIDNLETVSGSEIVTLYETLPDNVTYLMTSRIGVGQIERRIPLPPLEKKDAQTLFRSFARVRAGRAEFLASLKHETVEQIVTRLRSSPLAIRWYVLSVESGREPHPTLTDQDELIDFCVRSVFDALSETPKAILSVLYALDRSSTFDELAVLTDSPIDDLNLAVKELSAGSLVTQKPDADDELISRVQITEAAQHFLRRVAPPPKTDISRTLLREQEFKRSEEQRRADESKRQLAPNVVRVRSPHDEPTAHLLRLALAQSRASMERAQSYLSRARALNPEFWEVDRVEAFILSHNDQIDQATSLYRSALRKADEAGRPVVSYYFAGHLAGRAHDVDAAIPLAESAHEYFRTADTAQLLGRINLWARNYEESQVHLEWALENVTGRGRLRLIILTSLVDSWQRWSSSLLEDDRRPVEAAYKASAGFFQGIRELDSGAWDQRLAEVLLESANAFLRAIGELGVFPPNFESDAVRILKGVKRHAVLFERCIAWRHFPGRVGRIYRLTGISQEVSCLCEDLVHVAKPRLGDSSDASPRGIVKAWRGTYGFISHPDYPSDVFFPGAALQEGVKWDSVNPVGLHVVFEVDEHGKEDRPRANYVSPVYPEE